From a single Shewanella donghaensis genomic region:
- a CDS encoding LysR family transcriptional regulator translates to MNNDIPNFNLLAVFAAVMEQGTLSKAAEHLNTNQSTISTALGRLKAHVGQELFVRSGRSVVPTAYGSSLYSQIKIPIQQLNSVFESLGDFDLETSARRFVMTAPEHLQWILLDQFSDEKNKNISLEIFDQPDDDDKMYDGLLTQKFDVMVDIFPPDHPNIESVKLFDGDFVIVCRQDHPRIIGQITEAQYLAETHVVLERTRNQKRSLEHYTNIDISQRKVAYHGRSLFNNLLFCSKSDYLTAVPLSMALQFKEQLQLQLFTPPFEYKQISNYLIWLKKLNKDPSHKWFREKLVGISKNIMMQTSSKASDRSYI, encoded by the coding sequence ATGAATAACGACATTCCCAATTTTAATCTGTTAGCGGTGTTTGCTGCTGTGATGGAGCAAGGCACGCTAAGTAAGGCGGCTGAACATTTGAATACTAACCAGTCGACAATAAGTACTGCACTAGGAAGGTTAAAGGCTCACGTTGGCCAAGAGCTATTTGTGCGAAGTGGACGAAGTGTGGTGCCAACAGCATATGGGTCAAGTTTATATTCGCAGATTAAAATACCCATTCAGCAGCTCAATAGTGTATTTGAGTCACTTGGTGATTTTGACCTTGAAACATCAGCACGTCGTTTTGTGATGACGGCTCCAGAGCATTTACAGTGGATATTACTGGATCAATTTTCTGATGAAAAAAATAAAAATATTAGCTTAGAAATTTTTGACCAACCTGATGATGATGACAAAATGTATGACGGGTTATTAACTCAAAAATTTGATGTGATGGTGGATATTTTCCCCCCAGATCATCCAAACATTGAATCAGTAAAATTGTTTGATGGCGACTTTGTGATTGTTTGTCGCCAAGATCACCCTCGAATTATTGGACAGATAACTGAAGCACAATATTTAGCTGAAACCCACGTCGTACTTGAACGTACTCGAAACCAAAAACGCAGTTTAGAACATTATACCAATATTGATATTAGTCAGCGTAAGGTGGCATATCATGGACGGTCTTTATTTAATAATTTGTTATTTTGCAGCAAGTCTGATTATTTAACCGCTGTGCCTTTATCGATGGCGCTTCAATTTAAAGAGCAGTTACAACTACAATTGTTTACCCCACCCTTTGAATATAAACAGATATCAAATTACCTGATATGGTTAAAAAAACTCAATAAAGATCCAAGCCATAAGTGGTTTAGAGAAAAGCTGGTTGGGATTTCCAAAAATATTATGATGCAAACCAGCAGTAAGGCTTCAGATAGAAGTTATATTTAA
- a CDS encoding alkyl sulfatase dimerization domain-containing protein: MTNTFKKMALPIAIASILFTSGCALSTPVTEATSTLGQELQTSSASQYQNIDLNARYQGEVLFENESNLFWGKGDRIKVLSKTGDSLAFTAESEHVHPTLTKHGLKMDQAIIQVDDNVYLGYGFGLDTPVMIVGDDGIIIVDPGESVQMAESVREQFRQITDKPLKAIIYSHNHIDHISGVRAWTTDEAVASGEVKIIAQEGLTAAVANWSSNLGTLFGHRTSYTGAKHVEEGEHGTVNDGLGPRFMQGDISFIEPNTLIEANGTLDITISGVRMQIVNVPSETKDEIVVYLPEQKILHAAEVLQGENFPNLHTIRGTKFRDPAMWFKGIDVMRGFDTEIMINSHGRPVEGKEAVADVLTAYRDAIQYTHDQTIRYMNKGMTPDELVEVVKLPKHLAEHPWLGEHYGTVAHAVRQIYVGYNGFFEGDPWQLEPMAYQQRAKAFVEIMGGRDNIIASATAAIEAENYTFAAEILSYPITVNKDDTQARQLKAMAYKAWSADQVNINWRNWALNAAAELEGTRDFSNLISFASVDVLTALPSKQIFDMMTATLIAENTLDVQMAMTYNFADTNEAFTIEIRNGIAQLHEKAIEGADVQINTSREVLNQILMAGPNAQQVIGSNLQSGDFSFANGSIQDFGKFMGYFDTPMSPQDIMLIVR, from the coding sequence ATGACTAATACATTTAAAAAAATGGCTCTCCCAATTGCTATTGCAAGTATTCTATTTACTTCAGGTTGTGCACTCTCAACTCCCGTAACTGAAGCGACTTCAACCCTTGGTCAGGAGCTTCAAACTAGCTCTGCATCTCAATACCAAAATATTGATTTGAATGCCCGTTACCAAGGAGAGGTGTTATTTGAAAATGAATCTAACTTATTTTGGGGTAAAGGCGATCGCATAAAAGTATTGTCTAAAACCGGCGACTCTTTAGCTTTTACTGCTGAATCAGAACATGTACATCCAACACTGACTAAGCACGGTCTAAAAATGGACCAAGCCATCATTCAAGTCGATGACAATGTCTATTTAGGTTACGGCTTCGGACTTGATACTCCGGTTATGATCGTTGGTGATGACGGCATTATCATTGTCGATCCTGGTGAATCAGTGCAAATGGCTGAATCAGTCAGAGAGCAGTTCCGTCAGATCACCGATAAGCCTTTAAAAGCTATCATCTACTCGCACAATCATATCGACCATATTTCTGGTGTTCGAGCATGGACAACCGATGAAGCTGTCGCTTCTGGTGAAGTGAAAATCATCGCTCAAGAAGGGCTAACTGCAGCTGTCGCTAACTGGTCTTCAAACCTAGGAACGCTATTCGGTCATCGCACATCATACACTGGCGCTAAGCATGTTGAAGAAGGTGAACACGGCACTGTTAATGACGGTTTAGGCCCTCGCTTCATGCAAGGCGATATCTCATTTATTGAACCAAACACGTTAATAGAAGCAAACGGTACCTTAGATATTACGATTTCAGGCGTACGTATGCAGATTGTAAACGTGCCTTCTGAAACCAAAGATGAAATTGTAGTGTATCTTCCAGAGCAAAAAATCTTACATGCTGCAGAAGTATTACAAGGCGAGAATTTCCCTAACTTACACACTATTCGCGGCACAAAATTCCGCGACCCAGCAATGTGGTTCAAAGGTATTGATGTAATGCGCGGCTTCGACACCGAGATTATGATTAACTCACATGGTCGCCCAGTTGAAGGCAAAGAAGCCGTTGCTGATGTATTAACAGCGTACCGTGACGCGATTCAATACACCCATGACCAAACTATTCGTTATATGAATAAAGGTATGACGCCAGATGAATTAGTTGAGGTAGTTAAACTACCGAAACATTTAGCCGAGCACCCTTGGTTAGGTGAGCATTACGGCACGGTAGCCCATGCGGTTCGTCAGATATATGTAGGTTATAACGGTTTCTTTGAGGGCGACCCATGGCAGTTAGAGCCAATGGCATACCAGCAACGTGCTAAAGCTTTTGTTGAAATCATGGGCGGTCGTGACAACATTATCGCATCAGCAACTGCCGCAATTGAAGCAGAAAACTACACCTTTGCCGCAGAAATTTTGTCTTACCCGATCACGGTGAACAAAGATGATACACAAGCTCGCCAACTGAAAGCGATGGCTTACAAAGCATGGTCAGCAGATCAAGTGAACATCAACTGGCGCAACTGGGCATTAAATGCCGCGGCTGAACTGGAAGGTACACGTGACTTTTCTAACCTAATCAGCTTCGCATCGGTTGACGTATTAACGGCACTACCAAGCAAGCAAATCTTTGACATGATGACAGCAACATTAATTGCTGAAAACACCTTAGATGTGCAAATGGCCATGACCTATAACTTTGCCGATACTAACGAAGCATTCACTATTGAAATTCGTAACGGTATTGCTCAGTTACATGAAAAAGCCATTGAAGGTGCTGACGTTCAAATCAACACTAGCCGAGAAGTGCTTAACCAAATATTAATGGCGGGGCCTAATGCCCAGCAAGTGATTGGTAGCAACCTACAATCGGGTGACTTTAGCTTCGCAAACGGCAGCATCCAAGACTTTGGTAAGTTCATGGGCTACTTCGATACACCTATGTCGCCACAGGACATCATGCTTATCGTACGTTAA
- a CDS encoding LysR family transcriptional regulator has translation MKIELLKTFLEVSSTLHFRVASENLFITQSAVSARIKLLEDDLGVLLFDRSKKHLKLTPEGNRLIKHANELLMMWQKTKQDVGIADGDTHQLAIGSIMSIWDIVLQGWLTKIHLNIEGMSLLTNTLSPVELRKSLLSRVIDVAFLFEPPYVEDLVIKKVATVPLYLVSTEVNRDSQMSTLENYIMVDYGESINTQYRRSFQDAPPAKHSMNQPRVALNFLLDVGGCAYLPRQMAFEYIESRRLFVVESAPVFSREVFAVYLNKSQKVDIIEQTLQLFPHLKT, from the coding sequence ATGAAAATTGAATTATTAAAGACATTTTTGGAAGTCAGCAGTACCTTGCATTTTAGGGTGGCATCGGAAAATTTATTTATCACCCAGTCTGCAGTGAGTGCCAGAATCAAGTTGCTAGAAGATGATCTTGGTGTGTTGCTTTTTGACCGGAGTAAAAAACATCTTAAGTTGACACCTGAAGGCAATCGATTAATCAAGCACGCCAATGAATTACTGATGATGTGGCAGAAAACCAAGCAAGATGTTGGTATTGCAGATGGTGATACTCATCAACTGGCTATCGGTTCAATCATGTCGATATGGGATATCGTACTGCAAGGCTGGTTAACTAAAATACATCTCAATATTGAAGGCATGAGCTTATTAACTAATACGCTTTCACCTGTTGAATTAAGGAAAAGTTTATTAAGCCGAGTGATTGATGTGGCCTTCTTATTTGAGCCACCATATGTGGAAGATTTAGTGATAAAAAAAGTGGCGACTGTCCCTTTGTATCTTGTCAGCACTGAAGTCAACCGCGACAGCCAAATGTCGACCTTAGAAAACTATATTATGGTGGATTATGGTGAGTCGATTAACACCCAATATAGACGAAGCTTTCAAGATGCACCGCCAGCAAAGCATTCTATGAATCAGCCGAGAGTGGCGTTAAACTTTTTACTGGATGTGGGAGGTTGTGCTTATTTGCCAAGACAGATGGCCTTTGAATACATTGAAAGTAGACGTCTTTTTGTTGTAGAAAGTGCACCCGTATTTTCCCGTGAAGTGTTTGCCGTATATTTAAATAAAAGTCAGAAAGTCGATATTATCGAACAAACACTACAGCTATTCCCTCATCTAAAAACCTAA
- the rimK gene encoding 30S ribosomal protein S6--L-glutamate ligase gives MRVAILSRNPKLYSTRRLKEAGEAMGHTVDIIDTLHCYMDITSSKPTLRYDGKELPMYDAVIPRIGASVTFYGTAVARQFEMMGTFNINESVAISRSRDKLRSLQLLSRKGIGLPRTGFANKPDNIKDLIKNVGGAPVVIKLLEGTQGIGVVLADTAKAAEAIIEAFMGLKANILVQEFIKEAGGADIRCLVIGGKVVAAMKRQGAEGEFRSNLHRGGSAEVVKLTKEERETAVNAAKIMGLNLCGVDLLRSQNGPMVMEVNSSPGLEGIEKATGKDVAAMVFDFLAKNAKPHSNKTRGKG, from the coding sequence ATGAGAGTTGCCATTTTATCAAGAAACCCAAAGTTATACTCAACTCGTCGCTTAAAAGAAGCCGGCGAAGCCATGGGCCACACTGTTGATATTATTGATACGCTTCATTGTTATATGGATATCACCAGCAGTAAGCCTACGTTACGTTACGATGGTAAAGAGCTACCAATGTACGACGCTGTCATTCCTCGTATTGGCGCATCCGTTACGTTTTATGGCACCGCGGTGGCAAGACAATTTGAAATGATGGGCACATTCAACATTAACGAATCGGTCGCAATTAGCCGCTCACGAGACAAGTTACGTTCATTACAATTATTGTCACGTAAAGGTATCGGTTTGCCGCGTACTGGTTTTGCTAACAAGCCTGACAATATCAAAGATTTAATCAAGAACGTCGGTGGCGCACCCGTGGTGATTAAATTGCTAGAAGGAACTCAAGGCATTGGTGTCGTGTTAGCTGATACAGCTAAAGCAGCAGAAGCCATCATTGAAGCATTTATGGGTTTAAAGGCAAACATATTAGTACAAGAATTTATTAAAGAAGCAGGTGGTGCTGATATTCGTTGCCTAGTGATTGGCGGAAAAGTCGTTGCAGCAATGAAACGTCAGGGTGCAGAAGGCGAATTTCGTTCTAACTTACATCGTGGTGGCTCTGCTGAAGTGGTTAAATTAACCAAAGAAGAACGTGAAACAGCGGTCAATGCAGCCAAAATAATGGGACTCAATTTATGTGGTGTAGACTTACTGCGTTCTCAAAATGGCCCAATGGTAATGGAAGTCAATTCCTCTCCGGGTCTTGAAGGTATTGAAAAAGCAACAGGTAAAGATGTAGCAGCTATGGTATTTGATTTTTTAGCAAAAAATGCCAAACCCCATAGCAACAAAACTCGTGGCAAAGGCTAA
- a CDS encoding succinylglutamate desuccinylase/aspartoacylase family protein: protein MEKLTIGNFEILPGEQRKIELPVAKLYTDADVSLPVHIIRAKKPGPTIFVSAAVHGDELNGIEIIRRLIKQNKFKITRGTLIAVPMVNVYGVVNQSRYMPDRRDLNRCFPGSARGSLAGRVAHIFLNEIVRHCDYGIDLHTGAIHRSNLPQIRADMADAETKELAEVFGVPVILNSNLVDGSLRESAVKNQTKILLYEAGEALRFDEFSIRAGMKGILNVLQHLGMIRKVSINKKKKLAPFIANGSQWVRANASGIVHNLANLGDQISKGQVLAEIGSPYGEVIDSVIASRSGILIGKQNIPLVQEGEAMFHIAYFSENDEKIAEQIENVQEQLLPVNVDY, encoded by the coding sequence ATGGAAAAATTAACCATTGGTAATTTTGAAATATTACCCGGCGAGCAACGAAAAATAGAGCTACCTGTTGCTAAGTTATATACCGATGCGGATGTTTCTTTACCTGTGCATATTATTCGCGCTAAAAAACCAGGGCCAACGATATTTGTGAGTGCAGCGGTTCATGGCGACGAATTAAATGGTATTGAAATTATTCGTAGATTGATTAAACAAAACAAATTCAAAATCACCAGAGGTACACTCATCGCGGTGCCAATGGTGAACGTATATGGTGTGGTTAATCAAAGTCGATATATGCCAGACAGACGAGACTTGAACCGCTGCTTCCCAGGTTCAGCCAGAGGCTCTTTAGCTGGACGAGTAGCGCATATATTCTTGAATGAAATAGTAAGGCATTGTGACTACGGTATTGATCTACATACAGGTGCAATCCATCGGTCTAACCTACCTCAAATAAGAGCGGATATGGCTGATGCAGAAACCAAAGAGTTAGCCGAAGTCTTTGGTGTACCGGTTATCCTGAATTCTAATTTGGTTGATGGTTCATTGCGAGAATCAGCAGTGAAAAATCAAACCAAAATACTGTTATATGAAGCTGGTGAGGCACTAAGATTTGATGAGTTCTCAATAAGAGCAGGAATGAAAGGTATACTTAATGTCTTGCAACATTTAGGTATGATAAGAAAAGTATCAATTAATAAAAAGAAAAAGCTCGCCCCCTTTATTGCCAACGGCAGTCAGTGGGTTCGCGCAAATGCCAGCGGTATTGTGCACAACCTGGCTAATTTGGGAGACCAAATATCTAAAGGGCAAGTGCTGGCAGAAATTGGCAGTCCCTATGGCGAAGTGATTGACTCAGTTATAGCATCACGCTCCGGCATATTGATCGGTAAACAAAATATACCGTTAGTACAAGAAGGCGAAGCCATGTTCCATATTGCCTACTTTAGTGAAAATGATGAAAAGATTGCCGAACAAATTGAAAATGTACAAGAGCAATTATTACCCGTTAATGTTGATTATTAG
- a CDS encoding ATP-dependent zinc protease family protein — MTENKTIIGRLESISLPKMGIKELQVRVDTGAKTSSLHVDNIQKIIIDGVHSVSFDIHPDSHNVKNIKKCTAPISDIRKIKSSNGTSEQRYVITTPIIMGSEKWSIEITLTDRSDMSYLMLFGREALGSRFLVDPSQVFLAKSEPSE; from the coding sequence ATGACAGAGAATAAAACGATTATTGGGCGGTTAGAGTCTATAAGCCTGCCTAAAATGGGGATAAAAGAGTTGCAAGTTCGCGTCGATACTGGCGCGAAAACATCCTCTCTTCATGTGGATAATATTCAAAAAATAATCATTGATGGTGTTCATAGTGTGTCGTTTGATATTCATCCTGATTCACACAATGTAAAAAATATTAAAAAGTGTACTGCGCCGATCAGTGATATACGTAAAATTAAATCATCTAATGGCACTTCAGAGCAGCGTTACGTGATTACCACACCAATCATTATGGGCAGTGAGAAATGGTCAATTGAAATCACGCTGACTGACCGTTCTGATATGAGCTATTTGATGCTATTCGGTCGTGAGGCTCTTGGCTCTCGGTTTTTAGTGGACCCATCGCAAGTGTTTCTAGCCAAAAGTGAACCATCGGAGTAA